In a genomic window of Pseudoxanthomonas sp. Root65:
- a CDS encoding sensor domain-containing diguanylate cyclase: protein MSRPSKPDNEEARLAALRSFDILDSEPERAFDDLVRIAAGICGVPMAAVTLIDRDRQWFKAQVGMESPDPSLDTSFCAHTVLDPTTATVVPDATRDHRFADNPLVATANGIRFYAGAPLVTQDGFALGALCVVDDKPHELAPFQLQALDALSRQIVQLLELRRVSKQLRHQLHERAWYEQQMQHYQDQLEQQNADLSEQTKTDPLTGLPNRRAFTAALDAALRKASQSGDPLAVAVLDVDHFKTVNDIHGHDEGDRVLVALADMLKSQAAGRGLAARHGGEEFVILMPGASLEEARLQCEFMRQSVGLLPIGLPVSVSIGLAARGRDDTAETLFRRADQALYEAKRGGRDRVVAAA, encoded by the coding sequence ATGAGCCGACCGTCCAAGCCGGACAACGAAGAAGCCCGTCTCGCCGCGCTGCGCAGCTTCGACATCCTCGACAGCGAACCCGAACGGGCATTCGACGACCTGGTGCGCATCGCCGCCGGCATCTGCGGCGTGCCGATGGCGGCGGTCACCCTGATCGACCGCGACCGCCAATGGTTCAAGGCGCAGGTGGGCATGGAAAGCCCGGATCCCTCGCTGGACACCTCGTTCTGCGCGCACACGGTGCTCGATCCGACGACGGCGACCGTCGTGCCCGATGCGACCCGCGACCACCGCTTCGCCGACAACCCGCTGGTGGCCACGGCCAACGGCATCCGCTTCTATGCGGGTGCGCCGCTGGTGACGCAGGATGGCTTCGCGCTGGGGGCGTTGTGCGTGGTGGACGACAAGCCGCATGAGCTTGCGCCGTTCCAGCTGCAGGCCCTGGACGCCTTGTCGCGGCAGATCGTGCAGTTGCTGGAGCTGCGCCGCGTGAGCAAGCAGCTGCGCCACCAGTTGCACGAACGCGCGTGGTACGAGCAGCAGATGCAGCACTACCAGGACCAGTTGGAGCAGCAGAACGCCGATCTGTCGGAACAGACGAAGACTGATCCGTTGACCGGCCTGCCGAACCGCCGTGCCTTCACCGCCGCGCTCGACGCCGCCCTGCGGAAGGCGTCGCAAAGCGGTGATCCGCTCGCCGTCGCGGTGCTCGACGTCGACCACTTCAAGACCGTCAACGATATCCATGGGCACGACGAAGGCGATCGCGTGCTGGTCGCGCTCGCGGACATGCTCAAATCGCAGGCCGCCGGCCGCGGGCTGGCGGCGCGCCATGGCGGTGAGGAGTTCGTCATCCTGATGCCGGGCGCCTCGCTGGAGGAGGCCCGCCTGCAGTGCGAATTCATGCGCCAGAGCGTGGGACTGCTGCCGATCGGCCTGCCGGTGTCGGTCAGCATCGGGCTGGCGGCGCGCGGACGCGACGATACGGCGGAGACCCTGTTCCGACGCGCGGACCAGGCGCTGTACGAGGCCAAGCGCGGCGGCCGGGACCGCGTGGTCGCCGCCGCCTGA
- a CDS encoding universal stress protein codes for MKILLAVDGSEIGLAAVRHLVEFGKSLAETPTFTLLYVDPPLLRSVALELGSDGVERYHAENGVYAMKKARTALKRAQLPFAEKIVVGEPAESIVKQAKAAKADLIVVGTHGRGALKQLFVGSVALKVIALSPVPVLVAR; via the coding sequence ATGAAGATCCTGTTGGCCGTGGATGGAAGCGAGATCGGGCTGGCCGCCGTGCGGCACCTGGTCGAGTTCGGCAAGTCGCTGGCGGAGACGCCCACCTTCACCCTGCTGTATGTCGATCCGCCCCTGCTGCGTTCGGTCGCACTGGAACTGGGCAGCGACGGCGTGGAGCGTTACCACGCCGAGAACGGCGTCTATGCCATGAAGAAGGCGCGCACCGCCCTCAAGCGCGCGCAGCTGCCGTTCGCGGAGAAGATCGTGGTGGGCGAGCCTGCCGAAAGCATCGTCAAGCAGGCCAAGGCGGCGAAGGCCGATCTGATCGTCGTCGGCACGCATGGCCGTGGCGCGCTGAAGCAGTTGTTCGTCGGCTCGGTCGCGCTGAAGGTCATCGCGTTGAGCCCCGTGCCGGTGCTGGTCGCGCGCTGA
- a CDS encoding pseudouridine synthase: protein MTTRLNKHIAETGFCSRREADRLIAERRVTVNGIAAGVGAVVGEGDEVRVDGQAIKARAVKAGKRRHVYIVLNKPVGVTCTTESSVKDNIVDFIGHEQRIFPIGRLDKDSEGLILLTSNGDIVNQILRAENRHEKEYLVAVNKPVTDEFLRGMARGVRVHGQMTLPCRTSRIAKFGFRVTLTQGLNRQIRLMAAAFEYRVTQLRRVRIDNIKLGDLKVGRWRNLTDQELRGLLPQQESW, encoded by the coding sequence ATGACCACCCGCCTCAACAAGCACATCGCCGAGACCGGCTTCTGTTCCCGCCGCGAGGCCGACCGCCTGATCGCCGAGCGCCGCGTGACCGTCAACGGCATCGCCGCCGGCGTCGGCGCGGTGGTGGGCGAGGGCGACGAGGTGCGCGTCGACGGCCAGGCGATCAAGGCACGCGCGGTCAAGGCCGGCAAGCGCAGGCACGTATACATCGTGCTCAACAAGCCGGTCGGCGTGACCTGCACCACCGAGTCGTCGGTGAAGGACAACATCGTCGACTTCATCGGCCACGAGCAGCGCATCTTCCCGATCGGCCGCCTCGACAAGGATTCGGAAGGACTGATCCTGCTGACCAGCAACGGCGACATCGTCAACCAGATCCTGCGTGCGGAAAACCGGCACGAGAAGGAGTACCTGGTCGCGGTGAACAAGCCGGTGACCGACGAATTCCTGCGCGGCATGGCGCGCGGCGTGCGCGTGCACGGGCAGATGACGCTGCCATGCAGGACCAGCCGGATCGCCAAGTTCGGCTTCCGCGTGACGCTCACGCAGGGGCTGAACCGGCAGATCCGCCTGATGGCGGCGGCGTTCGAGTACCGCGTCACTCAACTGCGCCGCGTGCGCATCGACAACATCAAGCTGGGCGACCTGAAGGTCGGGCGCTGGCGCAATCTCACCGATCAGGAACTGCGCGGCCTGCTGCCGCAGCAGGAGAGCTGGTGA